The following nucleotide sequence is from Drosophila takahashii strain IR98-3 E-12201 chromosome 3L, DtakHiC1v2, whole genome shotgun sequence.
taaggctAAAGCCCAGATTTAGGGATTAACCAGAACCCTCCTAATTTCTTCCAGTGAACGAATACGTCTTGGACTTGGTCTGCGTTTTTGGTCTTGCTAGTGGACCCGGCTACTTGCGCGCAAATTGCTACTCTCGTCCACTGTTCGGaccgaaaaactttttgatatATGAATTAAGTTTCCTTCGGGTCTCTGTGTGCGTTTGCTTGGGCGAGTTCGCAACGGCTGTGCGGCGTTGAGACATTTTGGATTTACGTTGTAATTACAGGATTTGGGATTTCTTCGTTGGCCAGAGTCAACTGGCAGGCCCCCGGGTCGCTTGAAGGTTATTTATTATGACATGTTATTTAGGTTTCATTTCAAAAACTTGATTGGACACTTTAGACTGCCGTTGCAGCGGAAACATTGCGTGCCCATGTGTTGTTCGCCAAAAAGTAAGCACGGCGACGGAGCCAAGGAGCCGCAGGAGCAGAAATACAGTAAGAACTATAATGGAGCCTTGGATTTTTCGTGTGCCCTGGGTGTGAAATTTCAAGCGGCCAAAATACACGCGATTCGCCACGGGGTCAACAGTTAACTTTACATTTGCCAGGATAGATTTTGTACAAATATCTTGTAAAACCTGATAAAATTAGGTTTGAATATTACGCACCTCCAGTAGCTTAATGCAAAACAATTTAGTTAGAAATACAAAACACTTCTTTTTTAGacccaaaatataaaaatccaaagaCAAGAGACACGCCCATTTGGGTACTTCTGAGGGCCAAGAAATGCCTtcaatataagaaaaaatcaCGATGATATACATGATTTACGGGCTTTGGTCAGACAATGTGagaaaaaaagagcaaaatCCGAATatgaattcatttaaataattaaaccaTGAATCCAGCGTACACAATTGACCTTAAGGGCCGGCGAGTTAATGGCTCTCAAATTATAGCGACTTGTATGAGGGACAGGAAAATGAGAATCGAGCGCTTTGCGCAGAACAGAAGAAgagtaataattaaaatgaacgaaattaatttgttccACTTCAGCCACCCGCCTAACAATGATAAGACATTTTTACCCGACGTCGATTGTCGGCCATGTCTGGCCAGGTTGTCTAAACCATGGCCTAAACCCAAAGAATCCAGAATCGAACGAAAAGAGTTCAcacatacttaaaaaatgcaGTAAATTTTTGTACGCTAACAGAAAGTCTATTAAATTTAgaagttaaaaagtattcataaatttaacgaacaaataaagaataatatttttttcttaattaacGCTAATAGGGTTAGGGTGTATATTCCCGAAGTCCAAcagattataatattattattattatttcttaaacatTATTGCCTTAACCTCCTATGTATATAGTATAATTCCACAGTTATACTTTACCATaccttgtttaaaaatttcatctACTTttacaatcaaataaaaacacctcttaacgaggtaaaaaactagtgacgatcgcaccttcaacatacaaaagttctgatatcaacatttgtgacgaaaaatgattacactcgtcattaaatagactttctaatattttctcattcggcccgccctagcaaactattccactggtaaaaaaaacgcatagtaaaatcaaatatttttttagttgattTCATTTACTACTTTTCatagttaaatcaaataaataaatcattgattttaataaaaagcatatttaaaccttcattcaaatataaaaataataaaatcgaagGGAATTATATTTGAAATGATATTACTGATGTTGAAAACCAAAGTCGCAATAGTAGTTTTTAGTATTGtaaatagtaagttatatacatAGTATAATCAATGTTTTTTCTGATCCGATTAAATACTTtcgcaatttattttgaataaaaagtttatttgacacaattattttgaaagtcaagattcaaataatattaaattaaatttatataaaatgtatgaGTGAAAAGtagcatttttagttttaaaaagttatatgtgTTATGGATCGTGTTAACTTTACATTTAAGTTGAACTTATCCACTCGCGCGTAACATGGTGCGATGGATCAATGGGTAAGGCATCTACCTCTGacgcgagaggaccccggttcaaaaACCGTCTGAGGCAgagtaagtaaaaagtttttaagaagcGTATTTAACATTTCCTTAACATTTATAAGAAcaatattgtattaaaaaagttgtaagaattactaatcacaaaaaaaaaaaaaaaaataagttgtggTGTCAGCGGGACTTGAACCTGGTacccccgagcacaaaatagtATCAGAACCTAGCCCTTGACCCCTGAGCCATGCCCATATTATTTCCTTTCGAGGCAAAATGCTCTTTTAAGTTCAcagtaatatttttgattgtaatgacaataaataactgcatttcaaaattaaagtaaatactttAGGCGctcactcgaaaaaaaaaaacaaatttgtaaattattattacaagattctggataaaaaaaatagtcaaatcaaatacaaaaatctttgaatttactataaaaatatttaaaacattattaactaTGCgccatatacgattttactattttcatgTTAGGATCTATTtcgctgggaaaaataattgaaacaatGGTAAAATAGTGaaatttaccattttttttaccagtgtccggtctttttcccttcacaggcattttctattgcagcgtgccgaatgagaaaatattagaaagtctatttaatgacgagtgtaataatttttcgtcacaaatgttgatatcagaacttttgtatgttgaaggtgcgatcgtcactagttttttacctcgttaagaggtgtttttatttgatatcagaagtttttgtttgtttacatttgctctcataggagctaatatatacatacatttaaatttaaattggtcaatcataatttataagccattgtatttaaacaaattaagttaaaaaggcgtttaagtatttcaaaataccttttaaacgatgtatagcacatgtcggtacctttagtagtgtagaacttacaaactaacaaaatttagctatttttagctttttccagctaaagtagcggctttttccaaaagtcgtagaacaaaagattcctatatggaaatcttaagtgcaaatttactgattccatgaccctaaaatacagttcggataccctcccacaaaattcaatactcagggagcgttaattggtcgagctggcaaaagtggccattttcgaataaaaataacttttaaacgtgactttttacagtaatgtgttatataccaaaatttaaggaatctcaagggctatacagtttaaggttttaaagaaaatcgttagagccgtttttgagaaaaataaaaaaaagctaaaaaaaaagttttaaaaaattgtcttttgttcatatttttttaagtattacatttacacaaattgcatatagaaggcgtttatagcatttaaaaatacctttcaaacgagatgcagcacaagcctgtagctttagtagtatagaagttacggctttccgaattttagctatttatagctgttttcccgctaaactagcgagtttttccaaaagtggtagaacaaaagttttttatatcgatgtgatcaacgtcatatcaaattttcaaaacttaaaaaacatgttttggacaaactgacaaactgacaaactgacaaactgacaaactgacaaacagaattaaattttcattttgggaagacgaagaaaatcttattttggctataacttttgaacggagcgtcggattttgacaaatgacccctcattcgacgggtattttcaaaaggaatacaattaaaacattgcgagggggcatttatccccagcggccccaacagctccaaatttcgaaattttcactttttcactttcaccgctctctcttccaagccaattgattttcttaaagtcttggtatgcaatcctgttagtttttgcaatacctttcgataggtgtattattcattatgatcggaccatcacagtagattttcatttcttcgtgtatatatagtagtcgccttcgcacactctcctggtgcgcttcgtcactacatggactgccgtccatagtgatatgtTAAATGTAGGTATAGGGTTTTTTCCAGTCTGAGAAAGACCAATCAGTTATGCGGGTGGTAGGTAGCGATGACTAGACAAGAAACCAAGGAAACCGAAACTCAACCAGAAAGGAGGATCAGACTCACCTGCAGTTCCAGCACTTTCAGCGCTCACCCCAATTATTGTTATCATCTCTACGCTTCCATATTTTAGGCTTATCGGCAGCAGTCGATTCAGGTACATAGGATCATGACTGCAGTCACCTGTGCTCTCCCAATTTTATCCTCATAACTGAAGCTCTTATCAAAAAAACCACCTTAAAATTCGAttaagaaaaaggaaaactgatatgatatgattagAAAGGCAAAAAGATCATGATTTGAGCATACCTGCCAGCctattattttaacaaattaggCTTTCCTGAGCATAGTTTTTCATTAAACCTGCACACTTGCTGTATTTATTATTGCATCCGTAGGAAAGTATGTAACTGGAAGAAGGATGCCTTTCTGTTTAATAACAACTATCGAAGTGTAaacgacatttttcaaatcggcctttttattaaaaagttacttGCACTCACCATACCCCTCGAACTTCTTTTAGCTGAGTaatgggtatctgatagtctaGGTATGCTATCTTAACATAACCTGATGGAAATATTTGAAGATGTAAAATTACTGCCCGTTGAACTGCGCTTAAGTTCTTCGCACTGTACATTTTCTGATGATTATAAACCACATCTCTGGTTGTTTTCTGTCAGATCATAGAGATCCTGCCAGACACCtgagtgtattttttgttctgcTCCCCAACTAAAACATTTGAGAGTACCAGGATGAGCTCCAGCAAGAAGGTAGAGAACCGCCAAGAGAGCGACACCCTGGGAGCCATGGACGTGCCCATGGACCGCTATTACGGCGCGCAGACGATGCGCTGTCTGCTTAACTTCCGCATTGGCGGCGAGGAGGAGCGAATGCCGGTAAGTTGGCCTGGATTGGGAGATCTTAAAGAGAAATCCACATCTCATCTCACCGCGATCAGCGCCAGATAATCCAGGGAATGGGCATACTGAAGAAGGCGGCCGCCGAGACCAACCAGGAATTCGGACTGGATCCCAAGCTCAGCACGGCGATTTCGAATGCCGCCGACGACGTGATCTCCGGCAAGCTCTACGACGAGGGCCACTTCCCGCTGCCCATCTGGCAGACGGGCTCCGGTACGCAGAGCAACATGAACACCAACGAGGTGATCGGCAACCGGGCCATCGAGCTCCTGGGCGGACGCATCGGCTCCAAGGACCCGGTGCATCCCAACGACCATGTGAACAAGTCGCAGAGCTCCAACGACACCTTCCCCTCGGCCATTCACATTGCGGTGGCCACCGCCCTGACCAAGGATCTGCGGCCGGCGGTGACGGCCCTGCGGGACTCGCTGCAGGCCAAGTCCGTTGAGTGGAAGGACGTCATCAAGATCGGACGCACCCACACCCAGGATGCGGTGCCGCTGACGCTGGGCCAGGAGTTCAGCGGCTATGCCCAGCAGCTGAGCAACGGGCTGCAGCGGATCGAGGCGGTCCTGCCACGGGTCTACCAGCTGGCTCTCGGCGGCACCGCCGTGGGAACGGGTCTGAATACGCGCCGCGGATTCGCCGAGAAGTGCGTCAAGCGGATCGCCCAGCTCAGCGGACTGCCCTTCGTGGTGGCCCCCAACTTCTTCGAGGCCCTGGCCAGCCGGGACGCGATGGTCGAGGTGCACGGAGCCCTCAACGTTCTGGCCGTCAGCCTGATGAAGGTCACCAATGACATACGGTTCCTGGGCTCCGGACCGCGCTGCGGCCTGGGCGAACTGCTGCTGCCGGAGAACGAGCCGGGCAGCTCCATTATGCCCGGCAAGGTGAATCCCACGCAGTGCGAGGCCATGACCATGATCTGCGCCCAGGTGATGGGCAACCATGTGGCCGTCACCGTCGGCGGGGCCAACGGACACTTCGAGCTGAACGTCTTCAAGCCACTGATCGCCTCCAATGTGCTGCGCTCCATCAAGCTGCTGGGTATGattacgttaaaaaaatacctaaaaaatatcaattggATATGAGACATTACAGATttactaatattaatttggcAGATTCGATTttaacacttaaaattttcctcccataaagaattcgcggatttattttatttgacttatatTATCATATCTTGTACtgactgaagaattcgcggccTAATTTGGTTGAATATTATCGTATTAACTCTTTTTACCATCAAACATTTATAGAACAACCCTTTTTTATAacagtacatatatatatatcttatttttttaccttttttttcagcCGATGGGTGTATCAGCTTCAACTGCAATTGCGTCAAGGGCATTAAGGCCAACAAGGAGAAATTGGCCAAGATCGTAAACGAGTCGCTAATGCTGGTGACCGCCCTCAATCCGCATATTGGCTATGACAAGTCGGCTCAGATCGCCAAGGCGGCCCACAAGAATGGAACAACTCTGAAGGAGGAGGCCTTGAACGCTGGCATATCGGAGAAGGACTTCAACGATTGGGTGCGTCCCGACAAAATGTTGGGTCCTTCCTAGGCTCCACCACTCGGATCCATGTTTTATTTGTTCATAAATTCGATGTTACAAAATTCAAACATGGGAAATAAAATGGAGTAGGACTTTCCGaaacttttatttacatattccTTGCTATAATCGCGTTAGTTCTGTTCAAAGTAATCCCCTTGAAAAGATCACAAGTGTCTCAGGTATGCCCTTGAATATTACGAGTGTTTAGAACGTATTTCAAATACCTTACGGAGTCTCGAAGAAGAATGAAATATAATATGTGAAGGAAGTCCGCAAATCATATTAGGTGCCTTAATTAGGGCTCAGGGTCATGTCAGTTTGGGCATGGGAAAGGACTCTCGAACCCCCTTATCGTATGGGAAAGGTATTCCTTTTGCCAAGTGGAAAggaaatcaaattattttaatgataCACAAATTGATACTTTGAAACAGAATaacaaacgaaatgaaaatagCTCCAAGCGTTTGAGACTATTTTCTTATTTCATGAAAGTGGTTTGTGGTGCCAATCGAAGGGGACGTTGATATACCCGGGTCGAAGCTGTGACCGACATTAGGTGAAAATTGGATTCTTTACAATTGGCATTTTATTCTTCTCTTCTTTCTCCACCTTTTCCCAATCCAGAAATACCTGAAGCGAGTGCAATTGCTattattatgcaaatttttgcTTCCATTGCATGCGTGTATCTAACCCCACTGAAAtgcttttttattgtttctatttttttgtaatttaaatgagGGTCGTTCCTGCTCCCCTTGCCAGCGCTATGTCCTCGGTCCTGGCaataataagagacaattgaAATGTCAATAGCATGCAATTGTCTGGAATAACATCCCAGGTAAGCCATATCCGAACCCAGGTCATCATTATCTTCGGGTAGCGTATCGCACCGAGCGAAATAAGGGTCGATTACCCGTAATCGTATGAGGAAAATTACTCGACTCGGTTCACATTTCCTTTCGGAATTGCTACTCTGCAAACAAGCAATTAAGTGTGGAACTCTGTaattcggaagaaaaaaatctttaaatgacaaaatggaaaatatatgtacatgtGTGCTACATGATATCTAAAGGTCCACTATTTTTCTTACTCTTAGATTCACGAAATTAATTACGGTTATACGTTTGTATACCCGtagaaaaaattagttctggTGATaatttcctttcttgtttatatgCAACTGGATAAGTCAGTCGTCTCGCATTTTCATTAAAGATGCGTTACATCTCTATATTATCACTACTATTAGTTGCCCAACCTCGTATCTACTCTATTTTGATCGATTTTTCTCCCACCACTGTAAGGACGCCGCAGCAAGATTGCAACTACGAGATGATGGAGCCGCTCGGCAGATATTTAAATAGATATTGGAAATGCCAAGGCTCTGCCCCCCGATTAACAAACCTTACTGAACGCATATGGTATGATCCGGACTATCCTGATTTGCTTAGTTTTCTAGAATTCATAGGTAATCCTACAAAAGCAACCATACCCGCTGAACACTATAAATGCTACTGGGATAGTCTAACAGAATTACACGGACGACTTTACAGAGCtattatttattcttatgAATGTGAGTCAAAACATGGTAAGAAAgaataaaagtaaaagtatttaaataatattcacATGTgtgaatattgttttaaagctGGCTGCTTTAAAGGtaatgcaaaataaaagcTCTGAGAAGTTGGAAATAAACTTTTGTTGAAGCTCAACTGTGTATCTTTGGGAGATGTTGTGACGGTGAACTTTATCTAGTTACATTGAATATCCCTGACTAAATATTATTCGTAACAAAACATGATTGGGAGGACGACGATTATGCCTACACCGATCACACTGCCTATCCCTTATCGGACCCAAGGAAAACCAAGTATACAGAAAATATATGCGAGTTTTACGATAAATCTTGTGTTCCCGAGTGGTATGGTCTGGGATCGAGGCATTATGCAGACGGACTCCCTAAACCAGAGGATCCACACTAAGGTGACAAGGAGAAATACAAAGCTATAAAATCGCTGAGTGATAAATATACTGCACTTATTTGGAAGTCATCTAAAGAACTGGAAGTGGGTATAGCTCCAAAGAACGCCGCgtacatattttttcatatcgaatGCCACCCcattaactaatttatttataaggtTAAGAAGGGAAGAAACATATTGGTCTTGAGGTATTCTCTACCCGGAAATGTGCCTGGGAAGTATAAGGAGAATTTGCCGGTGCAACcagctgaatctgaatctaaaCCTACAACTACTGAAGCCTCAAGCGAATGCGGAACTATGGATGCAAATTGCAATATCTTTGCTGTACTACTTAGTTATCTAACACTTGTTTTCTATGTCTTTATGTgacctaaaatttttaaaatttttccacACAATATGTTTATTTAGGCCTCAAAGCGAAGCAATACAATTAGTGACAAACAACTTTTGaaacagaaaattttattaataaatggtaagagattaaaaaacaagagagaacgctatagtcgggttggtgtcccgactatctaatacccgtcactccgctaaagggagtgcgaacgctgtgtcgggttggtgtcccgactaataatcgtaactcagctaaagggagtgcgagggagatagatatatgttgacaatttataaatcgtataactttttaatgaatggtccgatttgaaaaatgtcttctacatttcgataggtataaatatacacaacaaaattgcatttatacttctcggaaatctttaaagatgtgggcgcaggacccattttaaaatcgttagtgggcgattgtgggcgttagagggggcgtggcgctcggctaaaataaacttgcgctgcgtagaatatgtgtgggaaatctcaaccttctagcttttgtagtttctgagatctcagcgttcatacagacggacagacggacagacagacagacagacagacagacagacggacatggctagatcgactcggctagtgaccctgatcaagaatatatatactttatggggtcggaaacgcttccttctagctgttacatacttttgcacgaatctagtatacccttttactctacgagtaacgggtataaatataaaattcgggttgttatatttcaatcctctatcgaatagagaattttcgaatttctctgagatttgacccaaaattgcctgtcacgtttcatgTGGAATGAATGAGCCACATTTTACCTAGTTAAtacatgttttattttattagattagttttattatattacaaCTGCTAAAGCATACAAATCCGACAATGAGTATTCGATTATTCATCATTATGAAATAAAGTACCTATGTTTCGTCGTAGATCAAACTTGAAAACGATTCATCGTTTCAAAAAATCAGTAAGCTCATTCCACCCACGTAGTAAAAAAACTGAATGTGGCCAAAAATTAagtaaacatttattattattagtataGTTCTATTTATAATGTTTAGAAATATTTCAGATTTATATGTGTATCATATTTATCCCAAAATTTGTGCATACACTTTAAAGATTTACCCATTAAAGAgttcaaatttacaaaaagttttATGTATAGTTTGCTATGTTCTTTATAATCAGGTTTCACAGAATCGTAACTCAGCATTTCCTTAATTTCCTTAAAGATTAGGGAAACTCTCGCATTAGTTAATTTTAAGAGGGTTGACACTCCTCCTTTTTTAGACTTTCTCTGTTCATCATATGCCTTTAAATCGTCTTGAACACCCGtccaaatttttcttaaacgTTTTTTTGTTTCCCTGAATTCATTTCTTGTCCGCTTAGAATTATCTGAAATTTTGCGAAACGCGCGGTCAAaagcatttataatttttttaactagttCAAAGTTCCGTCTCAAGCAACACATTTTATCCCATTCTGTGTCTTCATCGTATTGTACGAACTTTATCATCCAGGGGACAAATTTCATTTCGTCAGTAGCGAGAAAAGGGAATAAAGGCCTCAATATTTCCCCTTTTGAAAGATGAAACGGAACTATGCAATTTCTTAGGCTAAGAAAACATGTTAAAATCGATTACCAGAAGAATGTTGAATGACAAATGAAAATAGGAATGCGAAAACTATCTTCATTGCTGCTGGAAATTCGAAACAAAACTGATTGTACCGAATTGTTGGGAACATTGAGATTTTTTACGGCACGTTTTACTCGTTAGTCGCACATAAAGGGGCGTATTAGTATTATGTAAAGTGTCGACTCTATAagtgattaaaatatttttccactaGCAGAGCGACGTACaacattttgataatttaaatatttaggataGACTTTATCTTACCATAAATCGCAAAGTTTTATGTCTTCGAGATTTTTAATGGTCGCGAAATATTTTCGGTTTCAGTCTAGTGAATAGGGGTATCTCATTGTCGAACCATTCTACTCTTCAGGTTTTGCTACTTGTATACTTAAATCACCTTAAATCAAGCGTTACCTAAATTAACATTCCAAGTATGTATATGTTAGGGATCACTTTGCATCATTTGCGTCATTCGGAAAATTACAATTGTACGGTCTAAATGTAGATGTTTGTTTAGAAAATCCGATTCTGTTATTATTAATGCTCAATGGGATTGGTATTAAAAAAAGTCTTTGCAGCATACTTAGCTACTTACCTCACTGCCAGGATCTGGTCAGACGCAGTTTGCTGCCCTAAAGGAGAgcttcatttttatacccaatTTCGGTGTGATCACTATTATGGAGAAGAATTTTATACGGAATATTTGGAATCCTCGCAATGCTATATGAAAGAAGCTTGTTGgaatggaaagcaaattatatCTGGCAGTTTTTGTGGAAAAGGATCTTGCAACATTTTTGGATGCAATTGTGATGATGGCTGTCATGGTGGAAATTCCTCTGAAGCCGGGCTAGCCAGGTTCGAGCACGAGCATTGCAGGGGACTTTGTGTTGCCTTGTTGTTCTTTGTAATAAAGGGATATAACGAAGAAGCAGTGGGCTAAAACGAACACGACCACGAGTTCCGGCGACATGAAACTCATAAAAACCCTAAATTCTACACctggaaaataaattcaattgaagATCTATGAGAACCCTGTATTAAATATGTCTATAATTGgcctttaataaatttattgtaattttgtCTAATTCCTTACCTTACTACCCTTGCTGAGGGTATTAAAaattcagtcaaaagtttgcaacgcagtgaaggagatatCTCCGACCACATTaagtctatatatatatttttgatctgCACCATGACATGACAGTCTGAGCAATTTAATAGTCAGGGAAAAACCCGAGTCTAAATTTAAGaacgaaattttaaaaataattacgaCGCGTCGTAGCTTGCGGTCGTGAGTTCCTTGTGTAaagttgttatacccttgcagatggtattatgatttcagtcagaagtttgcaacgcagtgaaggagacgtttctgaccccataaagtatatatattcttgatgggcatcactagacgagtcgatctagccatgtccgtctgtccgtttctacgcaaactagtctctcagttctaaagctatcggcttgaaactttcccaaaagtcttctatctattgcaggtagtatataagtcggaaccgaccggatcggactactatatctt
It contains:
- the Fum3 gene encoding probable fumarate hydratase, mitochondrial; this translates as MSSSKKVENRQESDTLGAMDVPMDRYYGAQTMRCLLNFRIGGEEERMPRQIIQGMGILKKAAAETNQEFGLDPKLSTAISNAADDVISGKLYDEGHFPLPIWQTGSGTQSNMNTNEVIGNRAIELLGGRIGSKDPVHPNDHVNKSQSSNDTFPSAIHIAVATALTKDLRPAVTALRDSLQAKSVEWKDVIKIGRTHTQDAVPLTLGQEFSGYAQQLSNGLQRIEAVLPRVYQLALGGTAVGTGLNTRRGFAEKCVKRIAQLSGLPFVVAPNFFEALASRDAMVEVHGALNVLAVSLMKVTNDIRFLGSGPRCGLGELLLPENEPGSSIMPGKVNPTQCEAMTMICAQVMGNHVAVTVGGANGHFELNVFKPLIASNVLRSIKLLADGCISFNCNCVKGIKANKEKLAKIVNESLMLVTALNPHIGYDKSAQIAKAAHKNGTTLKEEALNAGISEKDFNDWVRPDKMLGPS